In Ammoniphilus sp. CFH 90114, a genomic segment contains:
- a CDS encoding ATP-dependent DNA helicase → MGTYPFEHDPTLPFNQQASDWIADVFYDLLPEAGFEVRDEQIYMAFQLERAYSGNETIFAEGGVGTGKTLVYLLYAVLYARYRRQPAVIACADESLIEQLVKPEGDIAKLARHLDLVIDARLGKSHDQYICLNKLDEGRSKTADAALFSEIYHGLPEFVRTPNTLQAFHPYGDRKDYPHLTDRQWEKLGWDVFQDCLACPQRHRCGLTLSREHYRKSADLIICSHDFYMEHLWTYEARQRAGQLPLLPAHSSVVFDEGHLAETAAQNALTYQLKHNPFEAIVTRLLNGEIRESLAVGIEEAIEQSERLFRLLSQSSHHVEGSNRKEIEWGPELKREVNRFIDMLTMIEEELVLEGGLFTLDPYQLKIVEEHLDMMQLALSLFRQPSQLISWVTEDMDGITLVIMPKRVKEVLKERLFSQKMPIVFSSATLSIDGSFDHLAQSLGINHYLSFSVPSPYDYSQQMKVNLIPDDSSMDKVKETLQFLHQNEGGSLILFSSREELTGFQQKLASYPEAASLPFLFEGSAEISHLISIFQNDEQSILCATSLWEGLDIPGHSLSHVMIWSLPFPPNDPLFTAKRKDATDPFAEVDMPYMLLRLRQGIGRLIRSREDRGIVTIMGKELNEEEVKKKVKSILPEGTVGILEIV, encoded by the coding sequence GTGGGAACTTATCCATTTGAACATGACCCAACACTACCGTTTAACCAGCAAGCGAGCGACTGGATAGCGGATGTATTTTATGATCTTTTGCCGGAAGCTGGATTTGAAGTAAGAGATGAACAGATCTATATGGCTTTTCAACTTGAAAGGGCTTATAGCGGAAACGAGACGATATTTGCGGAAGGAGGCGTCGGAACGGGGAAAACGCTCGTCTATTTGTTGTACGCCGTTCTCTATGCAAGATATAGAAGACAACCCGCTGTCATCGCTTGCGCAGATGAGTCCTTAATTGAGCAGTTAGTCAAGCCAGAGGGAGATATTGCGAAACTCGCACGTCATTTGGACTTGGTAATTGATGCTCGCTTAGGCAAATCACACGACCAGTATATTTGTTTAAATAAGTTAGATGAAGGTCGATCAAAGACAGCGGACGCTGCTTTATTCAGCGAGATCTATCATGGATTGCCGGAGTTTGTCCGAACGCCCAATACACTCCAAGCCTTTCATCCTTATGGAGATCGCAAAGATTATCCGCACCTTACTGACCGACAATGGGAGAAACTGGGATGGGACGTTTTTCAGGACTGCTTGGCATGCCCGCAGCGGCATCGCTGTGGTCTGACCCTTTCTCGAGAACATTATCGAAAATCAGCGGACCTCATTATTTGTTCTCATGATTTCTATATGGAGCACCTTTGGACCTACGAAGCGAGGCAACGTGCGGGACAACTTCCCTTGTTGCCTGCACACAGTTCAGTTGTTTTTGATGAGGGTCATCTAGCAGAGACCGCGGCGCAGAATGCCTTAACTTATCAATTAAAGCATAACCCGTTTGAGGCGATCGTGACTAGACTGCTGAATGGGGAGATTAGAGAATCATTAGCGGTTGGGATCGAAGAGGCCATAGAGCAGAGCGAAAGACTGTTTCGTCTTCTTTCCCAGAGCAGTCATCACGTTGAAGGCTCTAATCGCAAAGAAATCGAGTGGGGGCCAGAACTTAAGCGTGAAGTGAATCGATTCATCGATATGTTGACGATGATTGAAGAAGAACTCGTATTAGAAGGCGGATTGTTTACGCTTGATCCCTATCAACTCAAGATTGTAGAAGAACATTTAGACATGATGCAATTAGCCTTGTCTTTATTCAGACAACCCAGCCAGCTCATATCCTGGGTAACAGAAGATATGGACGGGATTACTCTAGTGATCATGCCAAAAAGAGTAAAAGAAGTACTAAAAGAACGTTTGTTTTCTCAGAAAATGCCGATCGTATTTTCTTCTGCAACGTTATCCATTGATGGAAGCTTTGATCATCTAGCACAAAGTCTTGGAATCAATCACTACCTTTCTTTTTCAGTCCCGTCTCCATATGATTACAGTCAGCAGATGAAGGTCAACCTCATTCCGGATGACTCCTCAATGGACAAGGTCAAGGAAACATTGCAATTTTTGCATCAGAATGAAGGGGGATCATTGATCCTGTTCTCGTCCCGAGAGGAGTTAACGGGGTTCCAGCAAAAGCTTGCATCCTATCCAGAGGCGGCGTCTCTACCCTTTCTTTTTGAAGGATCAGCGGAAATTAGCCATCTAATCTCCATCTTCCAGAACGATGAGCAAAGCATTCTCTGTGCGACTAGCTTATGGGAGGGTTTAGATATCCCTGGCCATTCACTTTCCCATGTGATGATTTGGTCTTTGCCTTTCCCTCCGAACGATCCTTTGTTCACAGCAAAACGAAAAGATGCAACGGACCCTTTTGCAGAGGTCGACATGCCATACATGCTCCTTCGATTGAGGCAAGGGATTGGACGATTGATTCGTTCGCGTGAGGATCGAGGCATTGTGACCATTATGGGGAAAGAGTTGAATGAAGAAGAGGTAAAGAAGAAAGTAAAATCCATCCTTCCTGAGGGTACGGTGGGGATATTGGAAATCGTTTAA
- a CDS encoding YheC/YheD family protein, protein MPEKSYKSNSIDGKLRVYRYLSAYPHINTHQPYTVQMDKTKLKKCIKKYGLIYVKPNIGSHGEGIFQIKKKDKKNLLLRTTKQKKTFKNVSSLYKYLKAHSKRLMAIQQGISLELANGKPYDIRSMVQRKPGAPWTSTGIFTKVGAKGKIVTNYSQGGQIVLLDHVFKSIGLPPKKRKQRFKKLKAVSLAVAQALSAAQSGMYEMGIDFAFDKKGRLWILEVNTRHPQFHPLKELHPKMYQRMMAFAKSYGRTTAK, encoded by the coding sequence GTGCCTGAGAAAAGCTATAAAAGTAATTCCATAGATGGAAAACTCCGCGTCTATCGCTATTTATCCGCTTATCCCCATATTAATACCCATCAACCCTACACCGTACAGATGGACAAAACGAAATTAAAAAAGTGTATAAAAAAATATGGTCTTATATATGTCAAACCTAATATCGGTTCACACGGAGAAGGAATATTTCAGATCAAGAAAAAGGATAAGAAGAACTTATTGCTCCGAACAACTAAGCAGAAGAAAACATTTAAGAACGTCTCTTCTTTGTATAAATACTTAAAAGCTCATTCCAAACGCTTAATGGCTATCCAGCAGGGAATCTCATTGGAACTGGCAAACGGAAAACCGTATGACATCCGGTCCATGGTTCAAAGAAAACCGGGTGCTCCTTGGACGTCAACGGGTATCTTTACAAAAGTTGGGGCAAAAGGAAAAATCGTCACGAACTACTCGCAAGGTGGACAAATTGTTTTACTAGATCATGTCTTTAAATCCATAGGATTACCTCCGAAAAAGCGAAAGCAAAGATTCAAGAAACTTAAAGCCGTTTCCTTAGCTGTAGCTCAAGCCCTTTCCGCTGCTCAGTCGGGAATGTATGAAATGGGCATTGACTTTGCTTTCGACAAGAAAGGAAGGTTGTGGATCCTCGAAGTCAACACCAGACACCCTCAATTCCACCCGCTCAAAGAACTCCATCCTAAGATGTATCAGCGTATGATGGCTTTTGCCAAGAGCTACGGAAGAACGACTGCAAAGTGA
- a CDS encoding YheC/YheD family protein, whose product MGQIEDYGLARSKWDQFAAMRKDPLLKGMLIPTKKYTFKGFKKGLKRFPIIFLKPEIGGKGNGIIKVARLSSGYLIQGGTTRRFVKKRKKAALYIHQELNNKPYIWQKGIELLTVNGRPVDFRVLLLKPDNQWKTVGIMGKWAKRNKIVTNYSQGGQAISVQDALIGLPSSHKSVAQIEREMSKWGIHLAKKYFNYSRMFGLDLALDKKGKLWILEGNTKPGYKLFRYHKDKQLYPLIQRHVKQILKNRKWLRRKR is encoded by the coding sequence TTGGGCCAGATCGAGGATTATGGCTTAGCCCGAAGCAAATGGGATCAATTTGCGGCGATGAGAAAGGACCCTCTTCTAAAAGGGATGCTTATTCCAACCAAGAAGTATACCTTTAAAGGCTTTAAAAAAGGATTAAAGAGATTTCCTATAATTTTTCTAAAACCAGAAATAGGTGGAAAAGGTAACGGGATTATCAAAGTCGCAAGATTATCATCTGGCTATCTAATCCAGGGTGGAACTACTCGCAGATTTGTCAAAAAGAGAAAAAAAGCCGCCTTATATATACATCAGGAATTGAACAACAAGCCTTATATTTGGCAAAAAGGAATTGAGCTTTTAACGGTGAATGGTCGTCCTGTCGATTTTCGAGTCTTATTGCTAAAGCCCGACAACCAATGGAAAACGGTGGGAATCATGGGTAAATGGGCAAAAAGGAATAAAATAGTAACCAATTACTCCCAGGGGGGCCAAGCTATTTCTGTTCAAGATGCCCTGATAGGCTTGCCTTCTTCCCATAAAAGCGTTGCTCAGATTGAAAGAGAAATGAGCAAATGGGGAATCCATCTCGCTAAGAAATATTTTAATTATTCAAGAATGTTTGGTCTTGATCTTGCTCTCGACAAGAAAGGGAAACTATGGATTCTAGAAGGAAATACCAAGCCAGGATATAAACTGTTTCGTTATCACAAAGACAAACAGTTATACCCCCTTATTCAAAGACACGTCAAACAGATCCTGAAAAATCGCAAATGGTTAAGGAGGAAAAGGTAA
- a CDS encoding iron-containing alcohol dehydrogenase family protein, with translation MFVSKAYPSNYIQEQGVLHQTGDWVKKYGKHPLIIAGRTAWAKAGVPIERSLRENGLDYQLEYFEGHCSDQELERLLRLADSKVDLVLGVGGGQCLDTAKLVANRLGLSVINVSTLASTCAASSALSIIYTPEHVFERMEEFDRSPVLALVDPDIIREAPQRYLTAGIGDTIVKWYEANPLNIGKDQNARTKAGLKMAELIRDLLFDHSETAIHDCERGVTGEALRQVIDCNVFLAGLVGGLGRDTCASSGAHAIHYGMTVIPGVKGAYHGELVAYGLLCQFKLEGKTDEEISQMMKFYQKINLPITLFDLGMTEVNETQVHQAAVKACAPDQAIHNLPFPIKIEDVAFAIKYVHSLGESIKQAVV, from the coding sequence ATGTTTGTATCTAAAGCATATCCTTCTAATTATATTCAGGAGCAAGGCGTTCTCCATCAAACGGGAGATTGGGTCAAGAAGTACGGAAAACATCCTCTCATTATTGCTGGCCGTACAGCTTGGGCCAAAGCAGGAGTGCCAATTGAGAGAAGTTTAAGAGAAAATGGGTTGGATTATCAGTTAGAGTATTTTGAGGGTCATTGTTCTGATCAAGAGCTTGAACGGTTGCTGAGATTGGCAGATTCGAAAGTGGATCTTGTTTTGGGTGTGGGGGGAGGCCAATGTCTAGACACAGCCAAGCTGGTTGCCAATCGGCTAGGACTCTCTGTAATTAATGTTTCAACACTCGCTTCCACATGTGCAGCATCAAGTGCGCTTTCGATTATCTATACACCAGAACACGTGTTTGAACGTATGGAGGAATTCGATCGTTCCCCCGTTTTAGCGCTAGTAGACCCTGATATTATCCGAGAGGCTCCTCAGCGTTATTTAACTGCAGGGATCGGGGACACGATTGTGAAGTGGTATGAGGCTAACCCGCTAAACATAGGCAAAGACCAGAATGCAAGGACTAAGGCCGGGCTAAAGATGGCAGAACTTATCCGCGATCTGCTATTTGACCACAGTGAGACAGCTATTCACGATTGTGAGCGGGGAGTAACGGGAGAAGCTCTTAGACAAGTTATAGATTGCAACGTTTTTCTCGCTGGATTGGTCGGGGGCTTAGGAAGGGATACCTGCGCATCTTCGGGGGCGCATGCGATCCATTACGGTATGACCGTTATTCCAGGCGTAAAGGGAGCCTACCATGGTGAGCTTGTTGCTTATGGTCTCCTCTGCCAATTCAAGCTAGAGGGGAAAACAGATGAAGAGATCTCGCAGATGATGAAGTTCTATCAAAAGATTAATCTGCCTATCACTCTCTTTGACCTGGGTATGACAGAGGTCAATGAGACGCAAGTGCATCAAGCAGCGGTCAAGGCTTGCGCTCCAGATCAGGCGATTCACAATCTTCCCTTCCCTATTAAGATTGAAGATGTAGCATTCGCGATAAAATATGTACATAGTTTGGGAGAAAGTATAAAGCAGGCGGTTGTTTAA
- a CDS encoding RNA polymerase sigma factor, which yields MEIHDAEWLKERMNTLYRYLVKIGASPEDAKDIVQETVYKAFVYAETSEIKNPSSWLFKVALNLYYDLRKKQKRAVPFTLEPDDIVEEQLPEDILLTAENQTEVHQTLDELSPTYKHLLLLRYEMDMSYKEIAQSFDMKVEQVKTYLARAKKQFLKHYSGRS from the coding sequence ATGGAGATTCACGACGCCGAATGGCTAAAAGAACGAATGAATACTTTATACCGCTATCTAGTTAAAATAGGAGCCTCTCCAGAAGACGCTAAGGATATTGTACAAGAGACGGTTTATAAAGCTTTTGTCTATGCGGAGACATCCGAAATCAAAAATCCTTCTTCCTGGTTGTTTAAAGTGGCTTTGAACTTATACTATGATCTGCGGAAAAAACAAAAGAGAGCCGTCCCCTTTACCTTAGAGCCTGACGATATTGTAGAAGAACAACTCCCTGAAGATATCCTTTTAACAGCGGAAAACCAAACTGAGGTACATCAAACCTTAGATGAATTATCTCCGACCTATAAGCATCTTTTGCTGTTACGTTATGAGATGGACATGTCTTATAAGGAGATTGCTCAATCTTTCGACATGAAGGTGGAGCAGGTGAAAACATATTTAGCAAGGGCAAAAAAACAATTTTTAAAACACTATAGTGGGAGGTCATGA
- a CDS encoding anti sigma factor C-terminal domain-containing protein, protein MKKDPTHPESLENPFQAGDVQHVFKQAKRKSVIRNILISTAASLLLIGGVFISNQTLLNNKGWKIYSEIEGLHKFAGANLHLTNAQFQYGLGQGTMRLTTYKFVEHRSVPWGEKIYEFEIMGDPSLLIGGHSDLQYIEELTTDYQVDRFSNAHNGEYEMQFYNPMIEYKKYINDLPQLDQLQENQYIEMALSLDRGYRLDEVKSMLPSQVNAVWFQVNDLTIEEAQKIEDPRPQTARSVYGFHAYRDPESRTSPNTEESFEKDLVDYMAYAKTHYKSQAERLYQSWKSQEDEGRIIGVVVTGSKEQFKSLVDKPYIKAAVLGATVDKY, encoded by the coding sequence ATGAAAAAAGATCCAACGCATCCAGAAAGTTTAGAAAATCCGTTCCAAGCGGGGGATGTTCAACATGTTTTTAAACAAGCGAAACGCAAATCTGTCATACGAAATATCCTGATTTCTACTGCTGCATCCCTCCTATTGATAGGGGGAGTTTTTATCTCCAATCAGACCCTATTAAATAATAAAGGTTGGAAGATTTACTCAGAAATCGAAGGACTCCACAAATTTGCTGGAGCGAATCTACATTTGACCAACGCTCAGTTTCAATATGGTTTAGGTCAAGGTACGATGCGATTAACTACCTATAAATTCGTGGAACACCGCAGTGTGCCGTGGGGGGAGAAGATTTATGAATTTGAAATCATGGGAGACCCGAGTTTACTCATCGGAGGCCATTCTGACCTTCAGTACATAGAAGAATTGACTACGGATTATCAAGTCGATCGTTTCTCTAATGCTCATAACGGAGAATATGAAATGCAGTTTTACAATCCCATGATAGAGTATAAAAAGTATATTAACGATTTACCTCAATTGGACCAGTTGCAAGAGAATCAGTATATCGAGATGGCCCTGTCACTTGATCGCGGTTATCGGTTAGATGAAGTAAAATCGATGCTTCCTTCTCAAGTTAACGCCGTTTGGTTCCAAGTCAATGATTTAACGATAGAGGAAGCCCAAAAGATAGAAGATCCGCGGCCACAGACGGCTAGAAGTGTATACGGGTTTCATGCTTACAGAGATCCGGAGAGTCGAACTTCGCCTAACACCGAAGAATCCTTTGAGAAGGATCTAGTAGATTACATGGCCTATGCTAAAACTCATTATAAGAGTCAAGCGGAAAGACTATATCAGTCATGGAAAAGCCAAGAAGATGAAGGAAGAATTATCGGTGTTGTGGTCACGGGTAGTAAAGAACAATTCAAATCCTTAGTGGATAAGCCCTATATCAAGGCGGCTGTTCTTGGTGCAACGGTAGATAAATATTAG
- a CDS encoding DMT family transporter, translated as MIIGLILALVAGGLVSLQTIFNSKVNEHAGSWSTTTLVLGMGFLASLTIGFIFEGTHLFNFQNMKVMYWFSGLIGVGVVVCMVQGIKRLGPTFAVSIVMTSQLGFALLWDSLGWLGLEKVPFTFKQLFGVFIIIGGIVLFKFGQGRVQTQQTSTSKMTA; from the coding sequence ATGATAATAGGACTAATACTAGCCCTCGTAGCAGGCGGGCTCGTCAGTTTACAAACGATATTTAACAGTAAGGTCAATGAGCATGCCGGTTCCTGGTCCACTACAACCTTAGTATTAGGGATGGGGTTCCTCGCTTCGCTGACGATAGGGTTTATCTTTGAAGGGACTCATTTATTTAATTTTCAAAACATGAAGGTCATGTACTGGTTCAGCGGATTGATCGGAGTAGGTGTCGTGGTCTGCATGGTACAAGGAATCAAACGACTGGGCCCCACTTTTGCTGTCTCCATCGTCATGACCTCTCAGCTTGGATTCGCTTTATTATGGGACTCCCTGGGCTGGTTAGGTCTAGAAAAGGTTCCTTTTACCTTTAAACAATTATTCGGTGTATTTATCATCATTGGCGGCATTGTGTTATTTAAGTTTGGTCAGGGTAGGGTCCAGACTCAGCAGACATCCACATCTAAGATGACGGCATAG
- a CDS encoding Crp/Fnr family transcriptional regulator has translation MKEVMERELLHDYLQTYQLGLIFQEPLISHLSLYSFETGELICSQGEISEYLYVLVKGKIKVYNTSTEGKTLIISFKTPLEVIGEIEYLRNIEFINTVQAVTPVYMIAVHHRWLNQYGKDHAPLLQFLLDIITEKFCQKSNSFSLNLMYPVEVRLASYLLAISSDGSFALSVVDTANQIGTSYRHLNRVLQRFSTEGLIERKKGGLLIKDREGLSQIASHNIYE, from the coding sequence ATGAAAGAAGTAATGGAACGGGAACTTCTACATGATTATTTGCAGACTTATCAACTTGGGCTCATCTTCCAAGAACCCTTAATTTCTCACTTGTCTTTATATAGCTTTGAAACTGGGGAATTGATCTGTTCTCAAGGAGAGATCTCTGAATATCTCTATGTACTGGTAAAGGGAAAGATTAAAGTCTATAACACTTCGACGGAAGGCAAAACTCTTATTATTTCGTTTAAGACACCGCTTGAAGTCATTGGTGAAATCGAATACCTTCGTAATATTGAATTTATCAATACGGTTCAGGCCGTCACGCCAGTTTATATGATCGCAGTTCATCATCGTTGGTTAAATCAATATGGGAAAGACCATGCGCCTTTGTTGCAATTTTTATTGGACATTATCACTGAAAAGTTCTGCCAAAAGTCTAATTCGTTCAGCTTGAACTTGATGTATCCGGTAGAAGTACGATTAGCCAGCTATTTACTCGCCATTTCTTCAGATGGATCGTTTGCCCTAAGCGTGGTCGACACAGCGAACCAAATTGGAACCAGTTACCGTCATCTAAACAGAGTTCTTCAGCGCTTTTCCACGGAGGGTCTCATAGAGCGTAAAAAGGGAGGCCTCCTCATTAAGGACCGAGAAGGATTAAGTCAAATAGCAAGCCATAATATCTATGAATAA
- a CDS encoding DMT family transporter produces the protein MKGSFFAFMAGGFITLQGVANSRISQDIGTWQTATITQLTGFFAALLILLVVKDKKWQRLKQVKPLYLSSGTLAAVIIFSNVTAIQHIGVTLTIAAVLIAQLTLTCFIDVKGWFGVVRQEMQMPQYLGILMMIIGVLVLKF, from the coding sequence ATGAAAGGGAGCTTTTTTGCTTTTATGGCCGGAGGTTTCATTACGCTTCAGGGGGTCGCTAACTCTAGGATTAGTCAAGATATCGGCACTTGGCAGACCGCAACAATTACTCAATTAACGGGATTCTTTGCGGCCTTGCTTATTTTATTGGTCGTTAAAGATAAAAAGTGGCAAAGGTTGAAGCAAGTAAAACCGTTGTATTTAAGCAGCGGGACCTTAGCCGCTGTCATTATTTTTAGTAATGTTACCGCTATCCAACATATTGGCGTGACGTTGACGATAGCCGCTGTGCTAATTGCCCAATTAACACTGACTTGCTTCATAGATGTTAAAGGCTGGTTCGGTGTTGTCAGACAAGAAATGCAGATGCCTCAGTATCTAGGCATCTTAATGATGATTATAGGTGTTTTAGTGCTTAAGTTTTAA